From the Streptobacillus felis genome, one window contains:
- a CDS encoding endonuclease/exonuclease/phosphatase family protein, producing MRRIFKIFLFIIFSINIWAEPILLASFNAMKLGENEKDWISMAKIVSKFDIVSIQEVMNEKGLNKLREEVKKYTNEEWGYLISDVPVGSREYKEYFGILYKKNKVNKIISLGTYQDGKSGYFIREPFGALIKSNNFDFVVVSVHSIYGKDKVEREIEASRYHKVYKYFLDKSKEEDIILLGDFNLPANSKAFRYFKDTFKVKEALNPNSNKTTMSDRGLANSYDNAFFNRNNLKEYTGRFGVYNYTKNNYEQVRKYISDHLVIFMEFENEGDLDDK from the coding sequence TTGAGAAGAATTTTTAAGATATTTTTATTCATAATTTTCTCAATAAATATTTGGGCGGAACCTATATTGCTTGCAAGTTTTAATGCAATGAAATTAGGTGAGAATGAAAAAGACTGGATATCTATGGCAAAGATAGTATCAAAATTTGATATAGTTTCTATACAAGAAGTTATGAATGAAAAAGGTTTAAATAAATTAAGGGAAGAAGTAAAAAAATATACAAATGAAGAATGGGGATATTTAATATCAGATGTACCAGTAGGTTCAAGAGAGTATAAGGAATATTTTGGTATATTGTATAAGAAAAATAAAGTAAATAAAATAATTTCTTTAGGTACTTATCAAGATGGTAAATCTGGTTATTTCATAAGAGAACCATTCGGTGCATTAATAAAATCAAATAATTTTGATTTTGTTGTAGTTTCTGTACATTCAATTTATGGTAAAGATAAGGTAGAAAGAGAAATTGAAGCTAGTAGATATCATAAAGTATATAAATATTTCTTAGATAAATCAAAAGAGGAAGATATAATATTATTAGGAGATTTTAATCTACCAGCAAATTCTAAGGCTTTTAGATATTTTAAGGATACTTTTAAGGTTAAAGAAGCTTTAAATCCTAATAGTAATAAAACTACTATGTCTGATAGAGGACTTGCTAATTCTTATGATAACGCTTTCTTTAATAGAAATAATTTAAAAGAATATACTGGTAGATTTGGAGTATATAATTATACTAAAAATAATTATGAACAAGTAAGAAAATATATTTCAGATCATTTAGTTATATTTATGGAGTTTGAAAACGAGGGAGACTTGGATGATAAATAA
- a CDS encoding MATE family efflux transporter: MINKKDMSIYKKILIIGIPVALENLVYNLINFLDNFMVGKENPALGLGTNAVSGLGISNQIFFVYIISLFGLFSGAGVLSAQYYGSKNYSKMNKILGFLSVTSLMISIPFVIIGLTNPDILLQFYTKDPMVLIQAREYFKIACFTFPLAGLGFVFSMQLRVISESKYSFYASIVGLIVNLFGNLLLIPRIGVKGAAIATVIARLFSLIYMIYQVKKNKFPILSSIKETLSFEFKLVKEIISISFPTFIHEFIWVSGLTFRTSIYSNMGAVEYSSIVIASTISSILFSMFSGVSNAASVLVGNELGANNLDKAKKIASLCFRLMILLGIFSAIMVNIISPIVLNLMKPEVELARLTRLVVLSESLLLPFKGLNLLVIVGILRAGGDIFYAMMLDLISMVGLSVPLTLLGRYLQLPINIIYLLGGSSELFVFLPSILRYKQRKWLKRIIRE; this comes from the coding sequence ATGATAAATAAAAAAGATATGAGTATTTACAAAAAAATACTTATAATTGGAATACCTGTTGCTTTGGAAAATTTGGTATATAATTTGATAAATTTTTTAGATAATTTTATGGTTGGAAAAGAAAATCCAGCTTTAGGGTTAGGTACTAATGCAGTTTCTGGACTTGGTATTTCTAATCAAATATTTTTTGTATATATAATTTCATTATTTGGATTATTTAGTGGTGCTGGTGTACTTTCAGCCCAATATTATGGAAGTAAAAATTATTCTAAAATGAATAAAATTTTAGGATTTTTATCTGTAACTTCATTAATGATATCTATTCCTTTTGTAATTATAGGATTAACAAATCCTGATATTTTATTACAATTTTATACTAAAGATCCTATGGTTTTAATACAAGCTAGAGAGTATTTCAAAATTGCTTGTTTTACATTTCCTTTAGCGGGATTAGGGTTTGTATTTAGTATGCAATTAAGAGTTATTAGTGAATCTAAGTATTCTTTTTATGCTTCTATAGTTGGATTAATTGTAAATTTATTTGGAAATCTGTTATTAATACCAAGAATAGGTGTTAAAGGAGCTGCTATAGCAACAGTAATAGCAAGATTATTTTCACTAATATATATGATATATCAAGTTAAGAAAAATAAATTCCCAATTTTATCAAGTATAAAGGAAACTCTTAGTTTTGAGTTTAAATTAGTGAAGGAAATTATAAGTATCTCATTCCCTACATTTATACATGAATTTATATGGGTATCAGGATTAACTTTTAGAACTTCAATTTATAGTAATATGGGTGCAGTTGAGTATTCATCTATAGTTATAGCATCAACAATTTCATCTATATTATTTAGTATGTTTAGTGGAGTTTCTAATGCTGCATCTGTATTAGTAGGAAATGAATTAGGAGCAAATAACTTAGATAAAGCAAAAAAAATAGCGAGCCTATGTTTTAGATTAATGATATTATTAGGAATATTTTCTGCTATAATGGTAAATATTATATCTCCTATAGTACTTAATTTAATGAAGCCTGAGGTAGAACTTGCAAGACTTACAAGACTTGTAGTATTAAGTGAAAGTTTATTATTACCATTTAAAGGATTAAATTTATTAGTTATAGTTGGAATTTTAAGAGCAGGTGGAGATATTTTCTATGCTATGATGCTTGACTTAATAAGTATGGTAGGACTTTCAGTACCTCTTACTTTATTAGGTAGATATTTACAATTACCAATAAATATTATTTATCTATTAGGTGGTAGTTCGGAATTATTTGTATTCCTACCATCAATATTAAGATACAAACAAAGAAAATGGTTAAAAAGAATAATAAGAGAATAG
- a CDS encoding deoxyguanosinetriphosphate triphosphohydrolase, with product MNWKTLLSTNTRRARSRIKSSDIRNDFEKDYHRVISSPSFRRLQDKTQAFPLEENDFVRTRLTHSLEVSSFAKSIAQSIGKRIIDDKLDKDFGYEELNSISTILSSAALIHDIGNPPFGHFGEDTIRMWFSDFIEKREVKDYNGELKKLKDLLTPQMIGDFENYEGNAQAIRVVSKLHFLVDEYGMNLTYALLNTLIKYPVSSEDINKESGNIKDKKMGFFLAEEDVFLDVVKSTGTYDEQENKIYRHPLTFLLEAADDIAYITADIEDGLKKKYLDYYNLENTLKEYGFDSGDVFYDRLIKYKEEGKKNGYRNVHSYASSRWIISIQGLIIKDVVNNFINNYTEIMNGTYTRELLADGRSAKIVKMLKDTARKYIFESKRNNKMELTANIMINFLLDKFVESVIYYDTIFEKENSVHSKYRIILSDNQKYIYHVYANEYEKKERAKLITKIEEGKLEGNKKERLEQEYENKIYNYKLYLRLLLVTDYISGMTDSYIKTTYQELMGIK from the coding sequence ATGAATTGGAAAACATTATTATCAACAAATACAAGACGTGCTAGAAGTAGAATAAAATCAAGTGATATTAGAAATGATTTTGAGAAAGATTATCACAGAGTAATATCTTCACCATCTTTTAGAAGATTACAAGATAAGACACAAGCTTTTCCTCTAGAAGAAAATGATTTTGTTAGAACAAGACTTACTCATTCACTTGAAGTTTCATCTTTTGCAAAATCTATAGCACAATCAATAGGAAAAAGAATAATAGATGATAAGTTAGATAAGGATTTTGGATATGAAGAATTAAATTCAATTTCAACTATTTTATCTTCAGCTGCTTTAATACACGATATAGGGAATCCACCTTTTGGACATTTTGGTGAAGATACTATTAGAATGTGGTTTTCAGACTTTATAGAAAAAAGAGAAGTAAAAGACTATAATGGTGAATTAAAAAAATTAAAAGATCTACTTACTCCTCAAATGATAGGAGATTTTGAAAATTATGAGGGTAATGCTCAAGCTATAAGAGTTGTATCAAAGTTACATTTTTTAGTAGATGAGTATGGAATGAATTTAACATATGCACTTTTAAATACTTTAATAAAATATCCTGTTTCTTCTGAGGATATAAATAAGGAAAGTGGAAATATTAAAGATAAAAAAATGGGATTTTTCCTTGCTGAAGAAGATGTATTTTTAGATGTAGTTAAGTCTACTGGAACATATGATGAGCAAGAAAATAAGATTTATAGACATCCATTAACTTTTTTACTTGAGGCTGCAGATGATATAGCATATATTACGGCGGATATAGAGGATGGACTTAAGAAAAAATATCTTGATTACTATAATTTAGAAAATACTTTAAAGGAATATGGTTTTGATTCAGGAGATGTATTTTATGATAGATTAATAAAATATAAAGAAGAAGGAAAGAAAAATGGATATAGAAATGTACATAGCTATGCATCTAGTAGATGGATAATTTCTATACAAGGTTTGATAATAAAAGATGTAGTTAATAATTTTATTAATAATTATACAGAAATAATGAATGGAACATATACTAGAGAATTACTTGCTGATGGAAGATCAGCTAAAATAGTAAAAATGTTAAAAGATACTGCAAGAAAATATATTTTTGAATCTAAAAGAAATAATAAAATGGAATTAACTGCAAATATAATGATAAATTTCTTATTAGATAAATTTGTAGAATCAGTGATATATTATGATACAATTTTTGAAAAAGAAAATAGTGTTCACAGTAAGTATAGAATAATATTAAGTGATAATCAAAAATATATTTATCATGTATATGCAAATGAATATGAGAAAAAAGAACGTGCTAAATTAATTACAAAAATTGAAGAAGGAAAGTTAGAAGGTAATAAAAAAGAAAGACTAGAACAAGAATATGAGAATAAAATATATAATTATAAACTATATCTAAGATTATTACTTGTTACAGATTATATATCTGGTATGACGGATTCATATATTAAAACAACTTATCAAGAATTAATGGGGATAAAATAA
- a CDS encoding TrmB family transcriptional regulator, translating into MEKELLLKQLVDIGITEIEAKIYLHLLKKPGENPTQVSKEVDISRSISYKYMQKMEEKGMLKLIPAQDDSKNYVVINPNIYFAEYEKNFLNNINSLKFTLDSMYNKYNREGMYLFDRIDNLTYKVIDLINSAENIIVVIGNIYDEVIREKLKKIEEKSILVYILEDISRDEFIIIKDNVEMVLKDNLNMIYTKNSLLINQISKRIKMEMEKKK; encoded by the coding sequence ATGGAAAAAGAACTATTATTAAAACAATTAGTTGATATAGGTATTACAGAAATTGAAGCAAAAATTTATTTGCATCTATTAAAAAAACCAGGAGAAAATCCAACTCAAGTTTCAAAAGAAGTAGATATTTCAAGAAGTATTTCATACAAATATATGCAAAAAATGGAAGAAAAAGGGATGCTTAAACTTATTCCAGCTCAGGATGATTCTAAAAATTACGTAGTAATTAATCCTAATATATATTTTGCAGAATATGAAAAAAATTTTTTGAATAATATTAATAGTTTGAAATTTACCTTAGATAGCATGTATAATAAGTATAATAGAGAAGGTATGTATCTTTTTGATAGAATTGATAATTTAACATATAAGGTAATTGATTTAATTAATAGCGCAGAAAATATTATTGTAGTTATTGGTAATATATATGATGAAGTTATAAGAGAAAAATTAAAAAAAATAGAAGAAAAATCAATATTAGTATATATTTTAGAAGATATAAGTAGAGATGAATTTATTATTATTAAAGATAATGTTGAAATGGTACTTAAAGATAATCTTAATATGATATATACTAAAAACAGTTTACTAATAAATCAAATTAGTAAAAGAATTAAAATGGAAATGGAGAAAAAAAAATAA
- a CDS encoding site-2 protease family protein, with translation MFFIVIVTLLVLSLIIFLHEFGHFYTAKKFNMPVSEFSIGMGPLIYSKLKNGTQYSLRAVPIGGYVLIDGMVEASKEDKEFKDYTDEEIIEYNSKGFMSHSKLEKIIVLLAGVIMNFITALIAFVILMLITGQPIINAFYMFAKVFGATFMGLKMLLTGAAKAKEMVGPVGLPLVFAEQIKTQGYLVLIPLFSLLSINIGILNLLPIPALDGGRIIFVLLEFFGIKLNKKLEERIHTIGMILLLLLMVFVLFNDVKKYIF, from the coding sequence ATGTTTTTTATAGTAATAGTAACATTACTTGTTTTAAGTTTAATTATATTTTTACATGAATTTGGACATTTTTATACTGCAAAAAAATTTAATATGCCAGTATCTGAATTTTCTATAGGTATGGGGCCTTTAATTTATAGTAAATTAAAAAATGGAACACAATATAGTTTAAGAGCTGTACCTATAGGTGGTTATGTCTTAATTGATGGTATGGTTGAAGCAAGTAAAGAAGATAAAGAATTTAAAGATTATACTGATGAAGAGATTATAGAATATAATTCAAAAGGCTTTATGTCACACTCAAAGTTGGAGAAAATTATAGTTTTACTTGCAGGAGTAATAATGAATTTTATTACAGCATTAATAGCTTTTGTAATATTAATGTTAATAACAGGTCAGCCAATAATTAATGCTTTCTATATGTTTGCTAAAGTATTTGGTGCAACATTTATGGGACTAAAGATGTTATTAACTGGAGCAGCTAAAGCTAAGGAAATGGTTGGTCCAGTGGGATTACCACTAGTTTTTGCAGAACAAATTAAAACGCAAGGTTATTTAGTTCTAATTCCATTATTTTCTTTATTATCAATAAATATTGGTATACTTAATTTATTACCTATACCAGCTTTAGATGGTGGACGTATAATATTTGTTCTATTAGAATTTTTTGGTATTAAATTAAATAAAAAATTAGAAGAAAGAATACACACTATAGGAATGATATTATTGTTATTACTTATGGTATTTGTTCTATTTAACGATGTAAAAAAATATATATTTTAG
- the trmL gene encoding tRNA (uridine(34)/cytosine(34)/5-carboxymethylaminomethyluridine(34)-2'-O)-methyltransferase TrmL, whose translation MNIVLFQPEMPYNTGNIGRSCVITNTTLHLIKPLGFEIDDKQVKRSGLDYWKYVDLKIWDSFEEFLANKGEGKIYFATTKTNQKYTDVTFGKNDYIMFGPESRGIPEEILNKYKDQNITIPMLKIGRSLNLSNSAVIILYEALRQQNFEFDMDENRVDEIRTELTIKGATHK comes from the coding sequence ATGAATATAGTATTATTTCAACCAGAAATGCCATATAATACTGGTAATATAGGAAGAAGTTGTGTTATTACGAATACAACATTACATTTAATAAAACCTTTGGGTTTTGAAATTGATGATAAACAAGTAAAAAGATCAGGACTTGATTATTGGAAATATGTAGATTTGAAAATTTGGGATTCATTTGAAGAGTTTTTAGCTAACAAAGGAGAAGGCAAAATATATTTTGCTACTACTAAAACTAATCAAAAATATACTGATGTTACTTTTGGTAAGAATGATTACATAATGTTTGGACCTGAATCACGTGGTATACCCGAAGAAATTCTTAATAAATATAAAGACCAAAATATTACTATTCCTATGCTTAAAATAGGTAGATCATTAAACTTATCTAATTCGGCAGTAATAATACTTTATGAAGCATTAAGGCAGCAAAATTTTGAATTTGATATGGATGAAAATAGAGTTGATGAAATTAGAACAGAACTTACTATTAAAGGAGCCACTCATAAGTGA
- a CDS encoding dihydrofolate reductase — translation MIHIVAAVGKNQEIGKENRMLWNCPEDLKFFRELTLNNKIFMGRNTFESIGKPLDFRENYVISKTLKNIQGINIIDNIEYILLNYLNSDEIIYVIGGGSIYSQLIDYAEKIYISKIDEEYLDADTYFPKIDEKKYNKQEIIYNTFKLYIYTRRTNE, via the coding sequence GTGATACATATAGTTGCAGCCGTAGGTAAGAATCAAGAAATAGGCAAAGAAAATAGAATGCTTTGGAATTGCCCTGAGGATTTAAAATTTTTTAGAGAGTTAACTTTAAACAATAAAATATTTATGGGTAGGAATACTTTTGAATCTATAGGTAAACCTTTAGATTTTAGAGAAAATTATGTGATAAGTAAAACATTGAAAAATATACAAGGAATAAATATTATTGATAATATTGAATATATATTATTAAATTACTTAAATAGTGATGAAATAATTTATGTTATAGGTGGAGGAAGTATATATAGCCAATTGATAGACTATGCAGAAAAAATATATATATCAAAAATTGATGAAGAATATTTAGATGCTGATACTTACTTTCCAAAAATAGATGAAAAAAAATATAATAAACAAGAAATAATATATAATACATTTAAATTGTATATATATACAAGGAGGACTAATGAATAA
- the metG gene encoding methionine--tRNA ligase, which yields MNNFYITTPIYYPNAKPHIGTAYTTVICDVVARYNRLKGKNVRFITGTDEHGQKIQESAEKNNVTPQEWVDKMKEDFVKLWEVLNIDYSEFVRTTSLKHEFTVGDIIKKVYENGDIYSGEYIGKYSVSEETFVTESQLVDGLYMGKPVIDMKEKSFFFKLSKYEDKLLKFYEENPEFIKPTNRKNEVISFIKQGLQDLSISRTTFNWGIPLELEKGHIVYVWFDALNSYLTGAGYNSENFDVYWNNSEVVHMVGKDILRFHAIIWPAMLMAAGIKLPTTLAVHGWWTKDGQKMSKSLGNVVDPIDEVNKYGLDQFRYFLLREATFGQDADYSNSAVIQRINSDLANDLGNLLNRVIGMQNKYFDSIVYGIDKLNDLDNEIIKLWEETLINVDNYYNEYNFSEMLKTIWKFISRLNKYIDESEPWTLFKNNDTDRLKTVLYNLIDGIYKIAVLISPIMPDSANKILEQLSIENKDILLDDIKDLAIYPVNNKLNKAEVLFPRIELPKSEFEENLVINNPINIEKFNEIDIRVVEIKKVERVTENTALLRFIVDTGTELRQIVSGIARHYKDEQSLVGKKVIAVLNLEPVEIKGILSQGMLLTTAEKKKVSLVLIDDAVKVSTSIK from the coding sequence ATGAATAATTTCTACATTACAACGCCAATTTATTATCCTAATGCTAAACCACATATAGGTACAGCATATACAACAGTTATTTGTGATGTTGTTGCAAGATACAATAGATTAAAAGGTAAAAATGTTAGGTTTATAACAGGAACAGATGAACATGGACAAAAAATACAAGAATCAGCTGAAAAAAATAATGTAACTCCTCAAGAGTGGGTAGATAAAATGAAAGAAGATTTTGTTAAGTTATGGGAAGTGCTTAATATTGATTATTCAGAATTCGTAAGAACTACTAGCTTAAAACATGAATTTACTGTAGGAGACATAATAAAAAAAGTATATGAAAATGGAGATATTTATAGTGGGGAATATATAGGTAAATATTCTGTTAGTGAAGAAACTTTTGTTACTGAATCTCAATTAGTTGATGGACTATATATGGGTAAACCAGTTATAGATATGAAAGAAAAATCATTCTTTTTTAAATTGTCTAAATATGAAGATAAATTATTAAAATTTTACGAAGAAAATCCAGAATTTATTAAGCCAACAAATAGAAAAAATGAAGTTATATCTTTTATAAAACAAGGATTACAAGATCTTTCTATATCAAGAACTACTTTCAATTGGGGTATCCCTTTAGAATTAGAAAAAGGTCATATAGTTTATGTTTGGTTTGATGCATTAAATTCATACCTTACAGGTGCAGGATACAATAGTGAAAATTTTGATGTATATTGGAATAATTCTGAGGTAGTTCATATGGTAGGTAAGGATATACTGAGATTCCATGCAATTATTTGGCCTGCAATGCTTATGGCAGCAGGAATTAAATTGCCTACTACTTTAGCAGTGCATGGTTGGTGGACTAAAGATGGTCAAAAAATGTCTAAATCATTGGGGAATGTTGTAGATCCTATAGATGAAGTAAATAAATATGGATTAGACCAATTTAGATATTTCTTATTAAGAGAGGCAACTTTTGGTCAAGATGCAGATTACTCTAATTCTGCAGTTATACAAAGAATAAATTCAGATTTAGCTAATGACTTAGGTAATTTATTAAATAGAGTTATTGGAATGCAAAATAAATATTTCGATTCCATAGTTTATGGTATTGATAAATTAAATGATTTAGATAATGAGATAATTAAATTATGGGAAGAGACTTTAATTAATGTTGATAATTACTATAATGAATATAATTTTTCTGAAATGTTAAAAACAATATGGAAATTTATTTCAAGATTAAATAAATATATAGATGAATCTGAACCATGGACTTTATTTAAAAACAATGATACAGATAGACTTAAAACAGTCTTATATAACTTAATAGATGGAATATATAAAATAGCGGTATTAATTTCACCTATTATGCCGGATTCTGCTAATAAGATTTTAGAACAATTATCAATAGAAAATAAAGATATTTTATTAGATGATATAAAAGATTTGGCTATTTATCCTGTAAATAATAAGTTAAATAAGGCTGAAGTTTTATTTCCAAGAATAGAATTACCTAAGTCTGAATTTGAAGAAAATTTAGTAATTAATAACCCTATTAATATAGAAAAATTTAATGAAATTGATATAAGGGTTGTCGAAATAAAGAAAGTTGAAAGAGTGACTGAAAATACAGCATTACTTAGATTTATTGTAGATACTGGAACTGAATTGAGACAAATAGTATCTGGTATTGCAAGACATTATAAAGATGAACAAAGTTTAGTAGGTAAAAAAGTTATAGCTGTCTTGAATTTAGAACCAGTTGAGATTAAAGGAATACTTTCTCAAGGTATGTTACTAACTACTGCTGAGAAGAAAAAGGTCTCTTTAGTATTAATTGATGATGCAGTCAAAGTTTCAACTAGTATAAAATAG
- a CDS encoding tetratricopeptide repeat protein has protein sequence MNKNKILKEISVILIFSLLIVLVFQYKKWSFDSKTFDYIEDGIVSIYKEDNESTLKNFEKAFIGNDENIFEVINYLGDEEILDKFYENKTGKSNGYAEYREATLLIFSNKLEQAIDKLKEAASFGNVGATSFLATYLYSLKRYTEAFEYFEMAYNQNNYTVYPNYKDMRDHLEEFKKMEELYIKYNQNKIQDYERYALGKFLLDRDDVGEAYKILKPFLEENNNDALFAKASFLEMEGEVENAIKIYRDLYINHKYARAAIKLVENSDLTTKNKREKAIEILDEIKESNKDIQFMKANLLYENDDWKKAKEIYDDLVLSDYVPAYSKLGEYYENSDEINKALEMYKKSFENGNLNAILSYHSLLKNLAITTGRDVDIRNYKDELKIASKLGLGAASYEIAVLTNDSYERKKYAIIALSQEELKSLELLVDLANKNGDKEKIMVYTNILINNK, from the coding sequence ATGAATAAAAATAAAATACTAAAAGAAATTTCTGTAATACTTATTTTTTCTTTGTTAATTGTATTGGTATTTCAATATAAAAAGTGGAGTTTTGATAGTAAAACTTTTGACTATATAGAAGATGGTATAGTAAGTATATATAAGGAAGATAATGAATCTACTTTGAAAAATTTTGAAAAAGCTTTTATAGGAAATGATGAAAATATATTTGAAGTAATTAATTATTTAGGTGATGAAGAGATACTAGATAAATTTTATGAAAATAAAACAGGTAAATCTAATGGATATGCTGAGTATAGAGAAGCTACTTTATTAATTTTTAGTAATAAGCTTGAGCAAGCTATAGATAAATTAAAAGAGGCTGCATCATTTGGCAATGTAGGAGCGACTTCATTTTTAGCTACATATCTTTATTCTTTAAAGAGATATACTGAGGCATTTGAATATTTTGAAATGGCATATAATCAAAATAATTATACTGTTTATCCAAACTATAAAGATATGAGAGATCATTTAGAAGAATTTAAAAAAATGGAAGAGTTGTATATTAAATACAATCAGAATAAGATACAGGATTATGAAAGATATGCTTTAGGTAAATTTTTATTAGATAGAGATGATGTAGGAGAAGCGTATAAGATTCTAAAACCATTTTTAGAAGAAAATAACAATGATGCTTTATTTGCTAAAGCGAGTTTTCTAGAAATGGAGGGAGAAGTAGAAAATGCAATAAAAATTTATAGAGATCTATACATTAATCATAAATATGCTAGGGCAGCAATAAAATTAGTTGAAAATTCTGATTTAACAACAAAAAATAAAAGAGAAAAAGCTATAGAAATTCTTGATGAGATTAAAGAAAGTAATAAAGATATTCAATTTATGAAAGCAAATTTATTATATGAAAATGATGATTGGAAAAAAGCTAAAGAAATTTATGATGATTTAGTATTATCAGATTATGTTCCAGCATATAGTAAATTAGGGGAATATTATGAAAATAGTGATGAAATTAATAAAGCTTTAGAAATGTATAAGAAAAGTTTTGAAAATGGTAATTTAAATGCTATACTTAGCTATCACTCTTTATTAAAAAATCTTGCCATTACAACTGGAAGAGATGTAGATATAAGAAACTATAAAGATGAATTAAAAATTGCTTCAAAACTTGGACTTGGTGCTGCAAGTTATGAAATTGCTGTATTAACTAATGATAGTTATGAAAGAAAAAAATATGCAATAATTGCTTTATCTCAAGAAGAGTTAAAATCTTTAGAATTATTAGTAGATTTAGCTAATAAAAATGGTGATAAAGAAAAAATTATGGTTTATACAAATATATTAATAAATAATAAATAA
- a CDS encoding peroxiredoxin family protein yields the protein MKKIILILMMFLTFSCFSAEKNKVGVINATNYESTVKKENQIVVYAAACCPHCQVELENLSKLQDKLKDTKITVIFYPFISSDNGLVDYEKETLEFINEKKYNFEYYLDKDREVMQKLNIKSIPAVGIVKDGEYLKEVNEEDVSMEKILEVFGG from the coding sequence ATGAAAAAAATAATTTTAATATTAATGATGTTTTTAACTTTTTCTTGTTTTTCAGCAGAGAAAAATAAAGTAGGGGTAATAAATGCTACAAATTATGAAAGTACTGTTAAAAAGGAAAATCAAATAGTAGTCTATGCTGCTGCATGTTGTCCTCATTGTCAAGTTGAGTTAGAAAATTTAAGTAAATTACAAGATAAATTAAAAGATACAAAAATTACTGTAATTTTTTATCCTTTTATTTCATCTGATAATGGTTTAGTTGACTATGAAAAAGAAACTTTAGAATTTATAAATGAAAAAAAATATAATTTTGAATACTATTTAGATAAAGATAGAGAAGTAATGCAAAAATTAAATATTAAATCAATACCTGCTGTAGGTATAGTAAAAGATGGAGAATACTTAAAAGAGGTAAATGAAGAAGATGTTTCTATGGAAAAAATATTAGAAGTATTTGGAGGATAA